A single region of the Anaerolineales bacterium genome encodes:
- a CDS encoding helix-turn-helix domain-containing protein has product MIHHTKRPVIEPNRVYSREEVAEILNVSLSTVKRLITARALRVSQPPGMRRVLIRGQHILDLLAATEVQQPSATIEGDDENR; this is encoded by the coding sequence ATGATCCACCATACCAAACGCCCTGTCATTGAGCCGAATCGCGTCTACTCCCGCGAGGAAGTCGCTGAAATTTTGAACGTCAGCCTCAGCACTGTCAAGCGGCTGATCACCGCCCGCGCCCTGCGGGTTAGCCAACCGCCGGGGATGCGCCGTGTCCTCATTCGTGGGCAGCATATCCTCGATTTGTTGGCGGCAACCGAAGTCCAGCAGCCAAGCGCGACAATAGAAGGTGATGATGAGAATCGCTGA